The following proteins are encoded in a genomic region of Amphiura filiformis chromosome 11, Afil_fr2py, whole genome shotgun sequence:
- the LOC140164956 gene encoding carbohydrate sulfotransferase 1-like, with translation MARSDWSLSKKFLLVILALSSWSFILIYYFAEDFQMSTVFTHRQNHDGATNEYVTPLYDSVASETYAQGLPASYQTQMKIERLQKIFDGNPNNTNPRLLDKVQVIIVSQKRSGSSFVGELFNQSLDFTYFFEPLSSLTTRMVKRWTTGKFDDHAKQILNGTLHGNFTNMPIGWWSEDIPRHTCWGMTLSQIPSLCGANVLDSQNSILVDLKDNMAVLGASTRSRKGVAIKAIRIQNIKLLEDFVTDPSLNVKIIHLVRDPRGVMQSRTKLAEVNADLRRRKGPRADEITDLCQHMERNLQYLNKDWLKGRYKIIRYEDIAEQPLKVASEIYKFVGLKLPMRVKTWLHAHCHTERTSDGHAFSHSRNSKETAHAWRKNIGYYKMIHIQTRCRKAMDMLGYAPILSYFDLGNFKIKTTKNLSQFLSNNTPG, from the exons TAATCTACTATTTTGCAGAAG ATTTTCAAATGTCAACAGTTTTCACCCACCGCCAGAATCACGACGGTGCAACTAACGAATATGTGACTCCACTGTATGATAGTGTGGCTAGTGAGACATACGCACAAGGACTCCCAGCCTCATATCAAACACAAATGAAAATTGAAAGACTCCAGAAAATATTTGATGGGAATCCTAATAATACTAACCCACGCCTATTAGACAAAGTACAAGTAATAATTGTGTCACAAAAACGCTCTGGCTCATCTTTCGTGGGCGAACTTTTCAATCAAAGCTTAGACTTTACTTATTTCTTCGAGCCTCTCTCGTCCCTAACTACGAGGATGGTGAAGCGTTGGACAACTGGTAAGTTTGATGATCACGCCAAGCAGATACTTAATGGAACTTTACATGGAAATTTTACTAATATGCCTATCGGATGGTGGTCCGAGGATATACCACGTCATACTTGTTGGGGAATGACTCTCTCCCAAATTCCTAGTCTCTGTGGGGCCAATGTACTAGATTCCCAAAACTCGATCTTAGTCGATCTTAAGGACAATATGGCAGTGCTCGGTGCTTCCACTAGGAGTAGAAAGGGCGTGGCCATTAAAGCGATTCGGATACAAAACATAAAATTGTTGGAAGACTTTGTGACGGATCCATCACTGAATGTCAAAATCATCCATCTTGTACGTGATCCAAGAGGAGTTATGCAATCCAGAACAAAACTGGCAGAGGTTAATGCAGATCTTCGTCGTCGTAAAGGACCAAGAGCGGatgaaattacagatttgtgccAGCATATGGAAAGAAACTTACAGTACCTAAATAAAGACTGGTTAAAGGGTAGATATAAGATTATTCGTTATGAAGATATTGCTGAGCAGCCTCTCAAAGTTGCCTCAGAAATATATAAATTTGTTGGACTCAAACTGCCAATGCGTGTTAAAACTTGGTTGCACGCACACTGTCACACTGAGCGAACGTCGGATGGGCATGCATTTTCACATTCTAGGAATTCAAAAGAAACCGCACATGCTTGGAGGAAAAATATAGGCTACTACAAAATGATACATATTCAAACACGCTGTAGAAAAGCAATGGATATGCTTGGATATGCACCAATTCTGAGCTACTTTGATTTAGGCaactttaaaattaaaacaacaaaaaacttaTCACAGTTCTTATCCAACAATACTCCCGGATGA